The following proteins are co-located in the Pomacea canaliculata isolate SZHN2017 linkage group LG10, ASM307304v1, whole genome shotgun sequence genome:
- the LOC112573970 gene encoding neurensin-1-like → MSKEERTRLVSVDSVGGGVTKPGDEVHHSPGDSLPPSKRGSKDVPRDQGDEHADTSAGSTTKRKRSCPMYFGVKSYLHQFYDTHTSYKDPSVYEDDDDAYLLHPNPRRRRCPPIWWKIFMWVGVNLLLFGVVGILVGYLVPPKTEIVGENKPAGEWYIDTSAKSYNTTLDMCKLIGLVLFCIGGITLAMSLLFPSFFSHYCEDDADDVLKVPLRPGGGDDIEAGGKAPLSPIEMTIPATSKVKGVQPARKLPESSTPSATGAVAYKD, encoded by the exons ATGTCCAAGGAGGAGAGAACCCGCCTGGTGTCTGTAGACAGTGTCGGTGGCGGTGTGACCAAACCAGGAGACGAGGTGCATCATTCCCCGGGTGACAGCCTGCCTCCAAGCAAGCGAGGCAGTAAAG ATGTGCCAAGGGACCAGGGGGACGAGCATGCTGACACGAGCGCGGGCTCTACTACCAAGCGGAAGCGGAGTTGTCCCATGTACTTCGGCGTGAAGTCGTACCTGCATCAGTTCTACGACACTCACACTAGCTACAAGGACCCGTCGGTctacgaagacgacgacgatgcgTACCTGCTGCACCCGAACCCACGGCGCCGGCGCTGTCCGCCCATCTGGTGGAAGATCTTCATGTGGGTGGGCGTCAACCTGCTGCTGTTCGGGGTGGTGGGGATCTTGGTCGGCTATCTGGTGCCTCCCAAGACCGAGATCGTAGGCGAGAATAAGCCGGCCGGTGAGTGGTACATTGACACCAGCGCCAAGAGCTACAACACCACCCTGGACATGTGCAAACTCATCGGCCTCGTTCTCTTCTGCATCGGCGGCATCACGCTGGCCATGTCGCTCCTCTTCCCCAGCTTCTTCAGCCACTACTGCGAAGACGACGCCGATGATGTCCTGAAGGTGCCGCTGCGACCCGGCGGCGGCGACGACATCGAGGCCGGCGGGAAGGCCCCTCTCAGCCCCATCGAGATGACCATCCCTGCCACCTCCAAAGTCAAGGGAGTGCAGCCCGCCCGAAAGCTACCCGAGTCCTCCACCCCATCAGCGACAGGGGCCGTGGCGTACAAGGACTGA
- the LOC112573969 gene encoding O(6)-methylguanine-induced apoptosis 2-like has product MFIIVTRSLAFFQAQFYPFRSAVSKCFKMEDSLKIAANMRVQGRLPAGHVYKGHAVVAANASIPTKFQTIVTENADKKGFMAQAKRFQDFIYTETPAPGKYLTHAVFESQSPSFSKKGTGGFASKSKRSIKYIASTAPGPGLYGLPSMLTTRKDFNRGSQSVFCQPIAEHVEKTNGIPAPNMYNVLQVKVGKANNVTASAAFKSKSKREGMIIKDHAQMPAPCQYHIKDDFLHESPKVPFSSFKSQSKRKFMPDPYNHPGPAHYKPNEPVELPQKQTWPRKHYLCISAPAMPLPEVPPAPGPGAYDVVDYEGPAKHYMSSAAFVSNTSRWTDHAVSAAVDMPGPAHYNPAPLGKQSFIYNSSGRWI; this is encoded by the exons atgTTTATAATAGTTACTAGAAGTTTAGCATTCTTTCAAGCGCAATTTTATCCGTTTCGAAGTGCagtgtcaaaatgttttaaaatggaGGACAGCTTGAAAATTGCTGCTAACATGAGAGTACAGGGCAGATTGCCTGCTGGCCACGTTTATAAAG GTCATGCTGTCGTGGCTGCCAATGCATCCATTCCCACAAAGTTTCAAACCATTGTCACAGAAAATGCTGATAAGAAAGGATTCATGGCCCAAGCCAAGCGGtttcaagattttatttat ACTGAGACACCTGCTCCAGGAAAATATTTGACTCACGCAGTGTTTGAGTCACAGAGTCCATCCTTTTCAAAAAAGGGCACGGGTGGATTTGCTTCAAAg TCCAAGCGCTCTATTAAGTATATTGCATCAACTGCCCCTGGTCCTGGACTCTATGGACTTCCAAGCATGCTGACCACCAGAAAAGATTTTAACCGGGGATCACAAAGTGTCTTTTGCCAGCCTATTGCTGAGCATGTTGAGAAAACAAATGGCATTCCAGCACCAAACATGTACAAT GTCCTGCAGGTGAAAGTAGGTAAAGCTAACAACGTCACAGCATCTGCTGCCTTTAAATCTAAATCAAAGCGAGAAGGGATGATTATCAAGGACCACGCTCAAATGCCAGCACCAT gTCAATACCACATAAAGGATGATTTCCTACATGAGAGTCCAAAAGTTCCTTTTTCGAGTTTCAAGTCACAAAGCAAGCGAAAGTTTATGCCTGACCCATACAAT CACCCTGGGCCTGCACACTACAAACCAAATGAACCAGTAGAGCTACCTCAGAAACAAACTTGGCC CCGCAAGCACTACCTGTGTATCTCAGCACCAGCTATGCCTCTTCCAGAGGTGCCGCCTGCACCTGGCCCAGGCGCTTATGATGTGGTGGATTATGAAGGTCCAGCCAAACATTATATGTCCAGTGCTGCCTTTGTCTCCAACACTAGCCGATGGACCGATCATGCTGTATCTGCCGCTGTTGATATGCCAGGACCAG CTCATTATAATCCTGCACCCCTTGGCAAACAGTCATTCATCTATAATTCATCTGGACGGTGGATATGA
- the LOC112573879 gene encoding ribonucleoside-diphosphate reductase subunit M2 B-like, with translation MPPPQLSASTETFFSLEDVHINDENQPPLKTLTSNKKKPLGNSQKQNIHTQSNHLTSGVKQDRKKQVSADEPLLRDNPRRFVVFPIEYHDIWKMYKKAEASFWTAEEVDLSKDLLHWERLKPDERHFISHVLAFFAASDGIVNENLVERFSKEVQVTEARCFYGFQIAMENIHSEMYSLLIDTYIKDPNERDYLFNAIETMPCVKKKADWAIRWINDHNADYGERVVAFAAVEGIFFSGSFAAIFWLKKRGIMPGLTFSNELISRDEGLHCDFACLMFRHLHNKPSQERIYTIIKDAVQIEQEFLTVALPCNLIGMNCELMKRYIEFVADRLLVELDCAKLYGSQNPFDFMEHISLEGKTNFFEKRVGEYQRMGVMSDKTDNHTFTLDADF, from the exons ATGCCTCCACCTCAGCTATCAGCTTCTACAgagacatttttctctcttgaaGACGTGCATATCAACGACGAAAATCAG CCACCTTTGAAGACACTAACTAGCAACAAGAAAAAGCCGCTAGGAAATAGTCAAAAACAG aatatacacacacagtccaACCACTTGACATCTGGTGTAAAACAG gaCAGAAAAAAGCAAGTTTCTGCAGATGAACCTCTGCTTCGTGACAACCCCAGGCGATTTGTGGTGTTTCCTATTGAATATCATGACATAtggaaaatgtacaaaaaggcagaagcatcATTTTGGACTGCAGAAGAAGTAGACTTATCCAAGGATCTTTTACATTGGGAGAGGCTGAAACCTGATGAACGTCACTTCATTTCCCATGTTCTTGCATTCTTTGCTGCCAGTGATGGCATTGTGAACGAAAATTTG GTTGAAAGGTTCAGCAAGGAGGTGCAAGTGACAGAGGCACGCTGCTTCTATGGCTTCCAGATTGCAATGGAGAATATCCATAGTGAAATGTACAGTCTTCTTATTGACACTTACATCAAAGACCCAAATGAAAG GGATTACCTCTTCAATGCCATTGAGACTATGCCCTGTGTTAAGAAGAAGGCTGACTGGGCAATCAGATGGATAAATGACCACAATGCAGATTATGGAGAGCGTGTTGTAGCATTTGCAGCAGTTGAAGGAATTTTCTTCTCGGGCTCATTCGCAGCAATCTTCTGGCTAAAGAAACGTGGAATCATGCCAGGTCTTACATTCAGCAATGAGCTTATCAGCCGTGATGAG GGGTTACATTGTGACTTTGCGTGCCTCATGTTTCGCCACCTGCATAACAAACCATCCCAAGAACGTATCTACACAATCATCAAAGATGCTGTACAAATTGAACAGGAATTTCTGACTGTGGCTTTACCCTGCAATCTCATTGGCATGAATTGTGAACTTATGAAACGCTACATTGAGTTTGTAGCAGATCGTCTTCTTGTTGAACTGGACTGTGCCAag CTTTATGGCTCTCAGAATCCCTTTGATTTTATGGAGCACATCTCCTTGGAGGGCAAAACCAACTTCTTCGAAAAAAGAGTGGGTGAATACCAGCGTATGGGCGTCATGAGTGACAAAACAGACAATCACACTTTTACCCTTGATGCAGATTTTTAG